The proteins below are encoded in one region of Bremerella sp. P1:
- a CDS encoding tetratricopeptide repeat protein, which produces MILRPSLWMLLLFAALVLGSVCPASLSAAESSMPEDTAASSQGKDELPFSQLPDPFVEKTPRNESAENRLQLTTLLTKARLQDHRGDVAGALETYQRAYRLSPGSATILQEIVRLGFLLQRNEIASRYAILLAENQMTMTADALQRVAQYCLEDGQTERAIQLYERALALLKKEGAHTQVLGIHFRLLSIYQTHGEPKMAARHANEVAKMISEPDKFELDGVVEQFTSGGLRSTFEKLGDIYLEADQPDKATKMFAKAEEIAPSPEVHLIHSAKVLAARKDWAGAQGKLDEYLEADHRVAGQEPYSLLLKVRKETADSPKAAQTEVVDRLRKLHDASPDFAPLAYFLTSLYAEQDDWDNAIAMAAPLIADETDADALNDLCQAYIAKSDWSALVSLLATSLDGNYNLDTISEPLEKLIDDPKKWDELATYLKSLTPTETPLNERIGIARLYQLASQGETAWTWAESTFPDLDNQEEARLLMQFGLQAFRDDQEAVAEKAFRSAIKLGLPKSQTSLFYFYLATTLEMQDKTSDALRTAKRAALLDEESALLRSRIPWTLYHAGRTEEAVKEYRTLLDKFADDFANQQTRQVIRDAKRLLSAIAGQKDDLPQATEWLEQVLDEFPDDTGAMNDLGYLWIDHEKNLGRGFAMIQKAVANEPENYAYLDSLGWAYFRLGQYEQAVSTLEHAAKLAEGQDGTVLDHLGDAYLALGKKEKALASWKQASDVLQGEDDAEILSQVESKLKANT; this is translated from the coding sequence ATGATACTTCGTCCATCTCTATGGATGCTGCTGCTGTTCGCGGCTCTCGTTCTCGGCAGTGTCTGCCCCGCTTCGCTTTCGGCCGCTGAAAGCTCCATGCCGGAAGACACGGCCGCGTCCAGCCAAGGTAAAGACGAACTTCCGTTTTCCCAGCTGCCCGATCCGTTTGTCGAGAAAACGCCTCGTAACGAATCGGCCGAGAATCGCTTGCAGCTGACCACGCTGCTCACCAAAGCGCGTCTGCAAGATCATCGCGGCGACGTGGCCGGCGCTCTGGAGACCTACCAGCGTGCTTACCGATTGAGCCCTGGTTCGGCCACCATTCTGCAAGAGATCGTGCGGCTGGGTTTTCTGCTCCAGCGAAATGAAATCGCTTCGCGTTATGCGATCTTGCTAGCCGAGAACCAAATGACGATGACGGCCGATGCCTTGCAGCGGGTCGCCCAGTACTGCCTGGAAGATGGCCAGACCGAACGAGCCATTCAACTTTATGAACGTGCACTCGCACTATTAAAGAAGGAAGGGGCCCACACCCAGGTTCTGGGCATTCACTTCCGCCTGCTGAGCATCTATCAAACGCACGGCGAACCCAAAATGGCGGCCCGTCATGCCAACGAAGTCGCCAAGATGATCAGCGAGCCTGACAAGTTTGAACTCGACGGCGTCGTCGAGCAGTTCACCAGCGGCGGCCTTCGGTCGACCTTTGAAAAGCTGGGGGATATTTATCTGGAAGCCGATCAGCCTGACAAAGCGACCAAGATGTTCGCCAAGGCCGAAGAGATCGCCCCCAGCCCTGAAGTGCATTTGATTCACTCGGCTAAAGTACTTGCTGCCCGCAAAGACTGGGCCGGTGCCCAAGGCAAACTCGATGAATACCTGGAAGCCGATCATCGCGTGGCCGGTCAAGAGCCATACTCGCTGCTGCTGAAAGTTCGTAAGGAGACGGCCGACAGTCCCAAGGCCGCCCAAACCGAAGTCGTCGATCGCCTGCGTAAGCTGCACGACGCTTCCCCCGACTTCGCACCATTGGCGTACTTCCTGACAAGCCTTTACGCTGAGCAAGACGATTGGGACAACGCCATCGCCATGGCAGCTCCCCTGATCGCTGACGAGACCGATGCGGACGCATTAAACGACCTCTGCCAGGCCTACATCGCGAAGTCCGATTGGTCGGCTCTCGTGTCGTTGTTGGCAACGTCGCTCGATGGAAACTACAACCTCGACACGATCAGTGAGCCACTCGAGAAACTTATCGATGACCCAAAGAAGTGGGACGAACTGGCCACGTACTTGAAGTCGCTCACTCCGACTGAGACTCCCCTGAACGAGCGAATTGGCATTGCACGCCTCTATCAACTGGCCTCCCAAGGCGAAACGGCCTGGACGTGGGCCGAATCCACTTTCCCCGATCTCGACAATCAGGAAGAAGCCCGACTGCTGATGCAGTTTGGTCTGCAAGCGTTCCGCGATGATCAGGAAGCGGTCGCCGAAAAGGCCTTTCGTTCGGCCATCAAGCTTGGACTCCCCAAGTCGCAGACGTCGCTCTTCTATTTCTACCTGGCCACGACGCTTGAGATGCAGGATAAAACGTCGGACGCACTGCGAACCGCCAAGCGGGCAGCGCTGCTGGACGAAGAATCCGCTCTTCTCAGAAGCCGCATTCCATGGACGCTATACCATGCTGGCCGGACGGAAGAAGCGGTGAAAGAGTATCGCACGCTACTGGATAAGTTCGCCGATGACTTCGCCAATCAGCAAACCCGGCAGGTGATTCGCGACGCCAAGCGATTGCTTTCCGCGATTGCCGGCCAAAAGGACGACTTGCCCCAGGCAACCGAATGGCTCGAACAGGTTCTCGATGAGTTCCCCGATGACACCGGCGCCATGAACGACCTGGGTTACCTCTGGATCGACCACGAGAAGAACCTGGGCCGCGGTTTCGCCATGATCCAGAAAGCCGTCGCGAACGAGCCCGAGAATTACGCTTACCTCGACAGTCTCGGTTGGGCCTACTTCCGTCTGGGTCAGTACGAGCAAGCCGTCTCGACGCTTGAGCATGCGGCCAAGCTCGCCGAAGGGCAGGACGGTACCGTCCTCGATCACCTGGGCGATGCCTATCTCGCCTTAGGCAAAAAAGAAAAGGCCCTCGCCAGTTGGAAGCAGGCCAGCGATGTCCTGCAAGGCGAAGACGACGCCGAGATTCTTTCGCAGGTCGAGTCGAAGCTGAAGGCAAACACCTAA
- a CDS encoding YebC/PmpR family DNA-binding transcriptional regulator produces MAGHSHWANIKRKKEAVDNKRGKIWNKCSKAITVAAQMGGGDPAANPRLRLAISAAKSARMPNDTIDRAIKKGTGEGKGDAFEEIIYEGYGPNGVAVMVDALTDNRNRTAPELRKLFDTHGGNLGASGCVAWNFDRKGVFHILLDNSTEEQLMEITLEAGADDIQREEEHFTVTCEPEVYSDVQEALEKAGIEVDDSSVTRIPKDQVDVEGNDAKKLMKLMSALDDHDDVQGVSANFNISDDVMAEIDG; encoded by the coding sequence ATGGCAGGACATTCCCACTGGGCCAACATCAAGCGTAAGAAGGAAGCCGTCGACAACAAACGCGGCAAGATCTGGAACAAGTGCTCGAAGGCCATTACGGTCGCTGCTCAGATGGGTGGCGGTGACCCCGCAGCCAACCCGCGATTGCGTCTGGCGATTTCCGCGGCCAAGAGTGCTCGTATGCCCAACGACACGATCGATCGTGCGATCAAAAAGGGAACCGGCGAAGGCAAAGGGGATGCGTTTGAAGAGATCATCTACGAAGGATACGGCCCCAACGGTGTCGCCGTGATGGTCGACGCATTGACCGACAATCGCAATCGAACGGCACCGGAACTACGTAAGCTGTTCGATACCCACGGCGGCAATCTGGGTGCCAGTGGATGTGTTGCCTGGAACTTTGATCGCAAGGGGGTCTTCCATATCCTGCTCGATAACTCGACCGAAGAACAGCTGATGGAGATCACGCTGGAAGCGGGCGCAGATGACATTCAGAGAGAAGAAGAACACTTCACTGTCACGTGCGAACCGGAAGTTTACTCCGACGTTCAGGAAGCCCTGGAAAAGGCTGGCATCGAAGTCGATGACTCCAGCGTGACGCGGATTCCTAAGGATCAGGTCGATGTCGAAGGGAATGATGCCAAGAAGCTGATGAAGCTGATGTCCGCCCTCGACGACCATGACGACGTCCAAGGTGTCTCTGCGAACTTCAACATTTCTGATGACGTGATGGCCGAAATCGACGGCTAG
- a CDS encoding Rieske (2Fe-2S) protein has protein sequence MSDFHTVAKVGDIPEGQGQAFNVGGRTVAVFNTKEGYQAIDDFCPHMGASLASGPLEDGVVVCPWHAWGFQLCDGAWLDNPKIKVDCFEVRVVDDEIQVRVDEKTN, from the coding sequence ATGTCTGATTTTCATACTGTCGCAAAAGTTGGTGATATCCCCGAAGGACAAGGTCAGGCCTTCAATGTTGGGGGGCGTACCGTCGCCGTGTTCAACACGAAAGAAGGTTACCAGGCGATCGATGACTTTTGCCCGCACATGGGTGCGTCGCTTGCGTCAGGGCCACTGGAAGACGGCGTGGTGGTCTGTCCATGGCATGCCTGGGGCTTTCAACTGTGCGACGGTGCCTGGCTCGATAATCCGAAGATCAAGGTCGACTGCTTCGAGGTCCGCGTGGTCGACGACGAGATCCAAGTTCGCGTGGATGAAAAGACAAACTAG
- a CDS encoding tetratricopeptide repeat protein, translating to MTIRHAAIALFALTFALSTFDLAISADVETLRTNLQQGRYAEVVEQIGDEPADAQTVILLARSLDSQGKRDEALAAITGFTKETQPTAAVLAEAARLQFERGDWEKAEESVKRALALDDSHTLARWIRAELARVQGELETAQKGYEWFVDYYNENDKFDSAEDLYYIGLAASQYARWTRNSGQFQFLVNDLYPDVLQRDPNFWQAELAIAQLFAEKYNMAEAAKHLNKALAINANSADIYAQKGAIELSNYNVDAALRTAELALSINPQHIEAKQVQGKAKLTDFRPEQAIEILNEVVQLNPNHQTSKGYLASAMLAADGSGLIHEDSGEATRLGELLGQVEEMHPNQGEFYAALGSGCDIVRKYPDAVKYLQLAREKMPQLIGVHGDLGMVLMRMGEEETAKEVLDEAFQADPFNVRVKNTLEVLDVLATYETIETDHFIIRFDPSKDRLLAVYMSRFLEENVYPKVCEGLGYTPKDKSLIEIFNQAKNTSGHGWFSARMVGLPYIGTVGACAGKMIAMASPDAVPNPYNWAHVIRHEFVHVVNLQQTDFNIPHWFTEALAVSYESEQRPPEWKTLLARRLAEDRIFNLDTINYGFIRPSDQDDWTMAYCQAYYYSQFIRQKFGDDALDKMLAAYHNYQTTDEILKDEFQIEKADFETEYVEFLKKEVEGVKLSTQADQSFAELYQTVEENPKDADAQAQLAYIYLKRKALPDARDHAKKALAADKDQPLAHYVQGRLYLTIGDNAEAIQEFETAAGSPRFERNAVALLAGLRLKQKRFDDALQLYQRGAEEEPGQLDWQESILRIHLLKKDNDALLDLIPKIAVQKHHDVLLRKKMAEILIQQESWEEAAKWAYEVIGIQVTDADAHALLAQAYRGQKKWDLAAREFEVAGQLRPKTVSWSVEAAELYQQAGNDEKAQKVAGRVLDIDPDNAAAKAILDD from the coding sequence TTGACGATCCGCCACGCCGCTATTGCACTGTTCGCTTTAACGTTTGCGCTCTCGACGTTCGACCTCGCAATCTCTGCCGATGTGGAGACACTTCGCACCAATCTACAGCAAGGACGTTACGCCGAAGTCGTCGAACAGATTGGTGACGAGCCGGCCGATGCGCAAACAGTCATTCTGCTGGCACGTAGTCTCGACTCGCAGGGCAAACGAGACGAAGCCCTCGCAGCGATTACCGGTTTCACGAAAGAAACTCAGCCCACGGCCGCAGTGTTAGCCGAAGCCGCACGATTGCAATTCGAACGAGGAGATTGGGAAAAGGCGGAAGAGTCCGTCAAGCGAGCGTTGGCGCTCGACGATTCGCATACGCTTGCCCGTTGGATCCGAGCGGAACTGGCTCGCGTTCAAGGAGAGCTCGAAACAGCCCAAAAAGGGTACGAGTGGTTCGTCGACTATTACAACGAGAACGACAAATTCGACTCGGCCGAAGATCTCTATTACATCGGACTGGCCGCCTCGCAGTATGCCCGTTGGACCCGCAACAGCGGTCAGTTTCAATTCCTGGTCAACGATCTTTACCCAGACGTTTTGCAGCGTGATCCCAACTTCTGGCAGGCGGAACTCGCCATAGCGCAGCTCTTTGCCGAGAAGTACAACATGGCCGAGGCCGCCAAGCATCTGAACAAAGCTCTCGCGATCAATGCCAACAGCGCCGACATCTACGCCCAGAAGGGGGCGATCGAACTGAGCAATTACAACGTCGATGCCGCTTTGCGAACCGCGGAACTTGCGCTAAGCATCAATCCGCAGCACATCGAAGCGAAGCAGGTGCAAGGCAAGGCCAAGCTGACCGACTTCCGCCCTGAGCAGGCCATCGAGATTCTGAACGAGGTCGTACAGCTCAACCCCAATCATCAAACCTCGAAGGGTTACCTCGCCTCGGCAATGCTGGCCGCTGATGGAAGCGGGCTGATTCACGAAGACTCCGGCGAGGCGACACGGCTTGGCGAGCTTCTTGGCCAGGTCGAAGAGATGCATCCCAACCAGGGTGAGTTCTACGCAGCCCTGGGTAGCGGATGCGACATCGTGCGGAAATACCCCGATGCCGTAAAGTACCTGCAACTAGCTCGGGAAAAGATGCCGCAGCTGATCGGTGTCCATGGCGACCTGGGCATGGTTCTGATGCGTATGGGCGAAGAGGAGACCGCCAAGGAAGTACTCGATGAAGCATTCCAAGCCGATCCTTTCAATGTTCGCGTGAAGAACACACTGGAAGTCCTCGACGTGTTGGCAACCTACGAAACGATCGAAACCGATCACTTCATCATCCGCTTCGATCCTTCCAAGGATCGTCTGCTGGCCGTGTATATGTCGCGGTTTTTGGAAGAGAACGTCTATCCCAAGGTATGCGAGGGACTGGGCTACACGCCAAAAGACAAATCCCTGATCGAGATCTTCAACCAGGCCAAGAACACCAGCGGGCACGGATGGTTTAGTGCCCGCATGGTTGGGCTGCCTTACATCGGTACGGTCGGCGCGTGTGCCGGCAAGATGATTGCGATGGCTTCGCCAGATGCCGTGCCGAATCCTTACAACTGGGCACACGTCATTCGCCACGAGTTTGTGCACGTAGTGAACCTGCAACAAACCGATTTCAACATTCCGCATTGGTTTACCGAAGCGTTAGCCGTCAGCTACGAAAGTGAGCAGCGACCGCCGGAATGGAAGACCTTACTTGCCCGTCGGCTGGCGGAAGATCGTATCTTCAATCTCGATACGATCAACTATGGATTCATTCGCCCCAGCGATCAGGACGACTGGACCATGGCCTACTGCCAGGCCTACTACTACTCGCAGTTCATCCGGCAGAAGTTTGGTGACGATGCGCTCGACAAGATGTTGGCCGCCTATCACAACTACCAGACGACCGACGAAATCCTCAAGGATGAATTCCAGATCGAGAAAGCCGACTTCGAGACCGAGTACGTTGAGTTCCTGAAGAAAGAAGTCGAAGGGGTCAAGCTAAGCACTCAGGCCGATCAGTCTTTCGCCGAGCTTTATCAAACGGTCGAAGAGAACCCCAAAGATGCCGATGCCCAAGCCCAGTTGGCGTACATTTATCTCAAACGCAAGGCACTTCCTGATGCCCGCGATCATGCCAAGAAGGCACTTGCCGCCGACAAAGATCAACCGCTGGCTCACTACGTGCAAGGCCGGCTCTATCTGACCATCGGGGACAATGCCGAAGCGATCCAGGAGTTCGAGACCGCAGCCGGCAGCCCTCGCTTTGAACGCAACGCCGTGGCGCTGTTGGCTGGCCTACGGCTCAAGCAGAAACGCTTCGACGACGCCCTACAGCTTTACCAGCGTGGCGCCGAAGAGGAGCCAGGCCAGCTCGATTGGCAGGAATCGATTCTTCGTATCCATCTGCTGAAGAAGGACAACGACGCCTTGCTGGATCTGATTCCAAAAATCGCGGTCCAGAAGCATCACGATGTACTGCTGCGAAAAAAGATGGCCGAGATTCTCATCCAGCAAGAGTCCTGGGAAGAGGCCGCTAAGTGGGCGTATGAAGTGATTGGCATCCAAGTAACCGATGCCGACGCCCACGCGTTACTCGCCCAGGCTTATCGCGGTCAAAAGAAGTGGGATCTGGCGGCACGCGAGTTCGAGGTTGCTGGTCAGTTGCGACCAAAAACGGTATCGTGGTCGGTCGAAGCGGCCGAGCTTTACCAGCAAGCCGGGAATGACGAGAAAGCCCAGAAGGTAGCTGGGCGTGTCCTCGACATCGATCCCGATAATGCGGCCGCGAAAGCCATCCTCGACGACTAA
- a CDS encoding MazG nucleotide pyrophosphohydrolase domain-containing protein: protein MTSSDSSPPQTNSEDVGFRQLQKLIREMYYEKDESRGIEGTFMWLMEEVGELSSALRGGTHQERKEEFADVIAWLATIANVAGIDLAEALNEKYGSGCPGCGKFVCTCDDAEKP from the coding sequence ATGACCTCGTCTGACAGTTCCCCCCCACAGACCAACTCCGAAGACGTTGGATTCCGCCAGCTACAGAAGCTGATTCGCGAGATGTACTACGAAAAAGATGAATCTCGCGGCATCGAGGGAACGTTCATGTGGCTCATGGAAGAAGTGGGGGAGCTGTCCTCCGCACTTCGTGGGGGAACGCACCAGGAGCGGAAGGAGGAGTTCGCCGACGTGATTGCCTGGCTGGCAACCATCGCAAATGTCGCCGGAATCGACCTGGCTGAGGCCTTGAACGAAAAATATGGCAGCGGCTGTCCCGGCTGCGGAAAGTTCGTTTGTACCTGTGATGATGCCGAAAAACCGTAA
- a CDS encoding ABC transporter ATP-binding protein, with the protein MIKTVDLTKKYGDFFAIKGIELDLDQGDVFGFIGPNGAGKTTTMRIIATLLNPTWGEAYVCGNSIYTKPKEIRRLVGYMPDFFGVYDDMKVIEYLEFFAAAYRINGKERAKVCNEMLELVDLEFKRNAFANTLSRGQTQRLGLARVMLHNPQVLLLDEPASGLDPRARIQMRNLLKRLRDMGKTIIVSSHILPELADVCNKIGIIDRGVLEVNASVAEVMKQVKQKTTLLVAVTGDNDAAGKVLEQADIVESIESRVDHLLVTLKKEAEDYSDLPTMLIQAGHKITMFREEEINLESAFMALTKGMGQQVPAEPAAMAPSPSDGEGSEQSGS; encoded by the coding sequence ATGATCAAGACTGTCGACCTGACCAAAAAGTACGGCGATTTCTTCGCGATCAAAGGTATCGAGCTCGATCTCGACCAAGGGGACGTGTTTGGCTTCATTGGTCCTAACGGTGCCGGTAAAACGACCACCATGCGGATAATCGCGACCCTGCTCAACCCAACCTGGGGTGAGGCCTACGTCTGCGGCAATTCGATCTACACCAAGCCGAAGGAAATCCGCCGGTTGGTCGGTTACATGCCGGACTTCTTCGGTGTGTACGACGACATGAAGGTGATCGAGTACCTCGAGTTCTTTGCGGCGGCCTACCGTATCAACGGAAAAGAGCGGGCCAAGGTCTGCAACGAGATGCTCGAACTGGTCGACCTTGAATTCAAACGCAACGCATTCGCCAACACGCTTTCGCGTGGTCAAACACAGCGTCTGGGCTTGGCTCGCGTGATGCTGCACAACCCGCAAGTATTGCTGCTGGACGAACCGGCCAGTGGCCTGGACCCGCGTGCTCGTATTCAGATGCGGAACCTGCTCAAGCGTCTCCGCGACATGGGGAAGACGATTATCGTTTCCAGCCATATTCTGCCCGAATTGGCCGACGTCTGTAACAAGATCGGCATCATCGATCGCGGCGTGCTGGAAGTGAACGCATCTGTCGCGGAAGTGATGAAGCAGGTCAAGCAGAAGACCACACTGCTGGTTGCCGTTACTGGCGATAACGACGCCGCCGGCAAAGTGTTGGAACAAGCCGACATCGTCGAAAGCATCGAGTCACGCGTGGATCATCTGCTGGTGACGCTCAAAAAGGAAGCGGAAGACTACAGCGACCTGCCGACCATGCTCATCCAGGCAGGGCACAAGATCACCATGTTCCGCGAAGAAGAAATCAACCTCGAATCGGCATTCATGGCCCTCACCAAAGGCATGGGACAACAGGTTCCAGCCGAGCCGGCAGCAATGGCTCCCTCTCCATCGGACGGAGAGGGAAGCGAGCAATCGGGTAGTTGA
- a CDS encoding HpcH/HpaI aldolase family protein, producing MWLFPAPVRWKDRHMRQNPVKAKLKAGEPTFGTWLSLGDLYASRVLARMSWDWLTLDIEHSAIDWSQAAMIFGAVADAGSVPLARIPDHDHTTIKRTLDAGAWGIVAPMVDTVEQAQAVIAAAKYPPQGNRSVGGGMHAMNFGATAGDYYRQANDEILVILQTESPTGVENAEAIYALPGCDGIFIGPNDLRAQMRTPDGTDPTPEAHEEMIQRVIAAGKKVGTPTGMHTMEPEEALKRASEGMQFLAIGSDLRMMTVKAQESLKVLRPDGDQRDLARY from the coding sequence ATGTGGCTTTTCCCCGCCCCAGTTCGATGGAAAGATCGTCACATGCGTCAAAACCCGGTCAAAGCGAAACTTAAAGCAGGCGAACCCACTTTTGGAACATGGTTGTCGCTGGGCGATCTGTACGCCTCGCGAGTGCTGGCTCGCATGAGCTGGGATTGGCTGACGCTCGATATCGAGCATTCCGCGATCGACTGGTCGCAGGCTGCAATGATCTTTGGTGCCGTGGCCGATGCCGGTAGCGTCCCCCTGGCCCGGATTCCCGATCATGATCACACCACGATCAAGCGAACGCTCGACGCCGGTGCCTGGGGCATCGTCGCCCCGATGGTCGACACGGTCGAGCAGGCCCAGGCAGTGATCGCCGCGGCCAAGTATCCTCCGCAAGGCAATCGCAGCGTCGGTGGAGGCATGCACGCGATGAATTTCGGCGCGACTGCCGGCGACTACTATCGCCAGGCGAATGATGAGATCCTGGTGATCCTGCAAACGGAAAGCCCCACCGGCGTTGAGAACGCCGAGGCCATCTATGCCCTGCCCGGCTGCGATGGCATCTTCATCGGTCCCAATGACCTGCGAGCTCAGATGCGTACGCCGGATGGAACCGATCCAACGCCGGAAGCACACGAAGAGATGATCCAGCGGGTTATCGCGGCTGGCAAGAAGGTCGGCACACCAACTGGCATGCACACGATGGAGCCTGAGGAAGCTTTAAAGCGAGCCAGCGAAGGGATGCAGTTTCTGGCCATCGGAAGCGATCTGCGAATGATGACCGTCAAAGCCCAAGAGTCGCTCAAGGTCCTTCGCCCTGACGGCGATCAACGCGACTTGGCGAGGTATTAA
- a CDS encoding protein-L-isoaspartate(D-aspartate) O-methyltransferase, with translation MTRLNRWAIWSAVVALVSFPFISTAQARDPYEAARNQLVETAIIANGVKDPRVIASIRNTPRHEFVAANQRQQAYFDMALPIGEDQTISSPFIVAYMTESLEPKPSDKVLEIGTGSGYQAAVLSPLVKQVFSIEIKEPLGRKAARTLKRLNYDNVYTKVGDGYLGWPKYAPFDKIIVTCSPENVPKPLVDQLKEGGLMVIPVGERYQQTLVLFTKKNGKLEAEPLRPTLFVPMTGEAEARRQVKPDPANPRLENGDFEQKLSKNGTVPGWYYQRQLELVEDSSAPSGTQCLKLFNEDPGRVSLVLQGMALDGRQVQRLKVHGWVKTEGMGLGPDRTLAPMMVVTFFDEERRDLGRAALGPFIGSLDWHEVSKIVNVPPATREALFRVTNFGAVGTMYVDNLSVEASR, from the coding sequence ATGACTCGATTGAATCGATGGGCCATCTGGTCCGCTGTTGTCGCACTGGTCTCGTTTCCGTTCATCTCGACGGCTCAGGCCCGAGACCCTTACGAGGCGGCTCGCAACCAATTGGTCGAAACAGCGATCATTGCCAACGGTGTGAAAGACCCTCGGGTTATCGCTTCGATCCGCAATACGCCTCGACACGAGTTTGTCGCGGCCAATCAGCGACAGCAGGCCTATTTCGACATGGCGCTACCAATTGGCGAAGACCAAACGATCTCGTCGCCGTTCATTGTTGCCTACATGACCGAATCGCTCGAGCCTAAGCCTTCGGATAAGGTGCTGGAAATCGGTACCGGCAGCGGCTACCAGGCAGCTGTCCTCAGTCCACTGGTGAAGCAAGTCTTCAGCATCGAAATCAAAGAACCGCTGGGACGCAAAGCGGCTCGTACGCTCAAACGACTTAACTACGACAACGTCTATACGAAAGTGGGCGATGGCTACCTTGGTTGGCCAAAGTATGCTCCTTTCGACAAGATCATTGTGACCTGTTCGCCTGAGAACGTCCCCAAGCCCTTGGTCGATCAGCTCAAGGAAGGGGGACTGATGGTGATTCCTGTGGGCGAGCGTTACCAACAAACGCTCGTACTGTTCACCAAGAAGAATGGCAAACTCGAAGCGGAACCTCTGCGTCCAACGTTATTCGTACCGATGACCGGCGAAGCGGAAGCACGACGCCAGGTGAAGCCAGATCCTGCCAATCCACGCTTGGAAAACGGCGACTTCGAACAGAAGCTATCGAAAAACGGTACGGTTCCCGGCTGGTACTATCAGCGTCAACTGGAACTCGTTGAAGACTCTAGTGCGCCCAGTGGAACGCAGTGCCTGAAGCTTTTCAACGAAGATCCCGGTCGTGTGTCACTGGTTTTGCAAGGGATGGCCCTCGATGGTCGACAAGTGCAGCGGCTGAAGGTCCATGGCTGGGTGAAGACCGAAGGCATGGGTCTTGGCCCCGATCGAACGCTGGCCCCGATGATGGTCGTTACTTTTTTTGATGAAGAACGCCGAGACCTTGGAAGAGCCGCGTTGGGTCCGTTCATCGGCTCGCTCGACTGGCACGAGGTGAGCAAAATCGTCAATGTTCCGCCGGCGACACGTGAAGCCCTGTTTCGCGTGACCAATTTCGGTGCTGTGGGCACGATGTACGTCGATAACCTCTCGGTGGAAGCCTCTCGTTAA
- a CDS encoding TIGR03000 domain-containing protein: protein MKSSIGRKFAWAGALACAAMVMGTSQVEAGWGSWGSSGGSSGGSSGGSSSSSYGSSGGSSSSSWGSSGSSSGTWRGGLFQRWWDHHRASKVYGSSGGSSSSSYGSSGGSSSSSWGSSGGGLFGHHRVKRSWGSSGGSSSSSYGSSGASSGGSSGGSSGTYQYYTPSESAPAVEAPADMPPAIPAESASYRGNDAVINVTVPAGAKIYVNDKVTSSTGTVRRFVSRDLEPGYKFEYEVRAEMRIDGRLVREVKKLQMTAGEAQEIDFQLDPEAKPETQVVGAPVETKVTLNVPTNASVTLAGNEMRTLGAQRVFSTVALAPGETWKDYDIVVTVLRNGTPITQRKVIDLTGGDEREINFDFNADSVASL from the coding sequence ATGAAAAGCAGCATTGGCCGAAAATTCGCGTGGGCCGGCGCTCTGGCATGTGCCGCCATGGTTATGGGCACTAGTCAGGTCGAGGCCGGCTGGGGTTCTTGGGGATCAAGTGGCGGTTCAAGTGGTGGTAGCAGCGGCGGAAGCAGCAGCTCGAGCTACGGCAGCAGTGGCGGTTCCAGCAGCAGCAGCTGGGGATCGAGCGGTTCCAGCAGCGGCACTTGGCGCGGCGGACTGTTCCAACGTTGGTGGGACCACCATCGTGCAAGCAAAGTTTATGGCAGCAGCGGCGGAAGCAGCAGCTCCAGTTACGGTAGCAGCGGCGGTTCGAGCAGCAGCAGCTGGGGTTCGAGCGGCGGCGGTTTGTTCGGTCACCATCGCGTGAAGCGAAGCTGGGGTTCCAGCGGTGGCAGCAGCAGCTCCAGCTACGGCAGCAGCGGCGCATCGAGCGGCGGCAGCAGCGGTGGTTCGAGCGGTACCTACCAGTACTACACTCCATCGGAATCGGCTCCTGCCGTGGAAGCTCCGGCTGACATGCCACCAGCTATTCCAGCTGAATCGGCTTCCTACCGTGGTAACGATGCCGTCATCAACGTCACCGTTCCCGCAGGTGCTAAGATCTACGTCAACGACAAAGTCACCTCGAGCACCGGCACCGTCCGTCGCTTCGTTTCGCGTGACCTGGAACCTGGCTACAAGTTCGAGTACGAAGTCCGCGCTGAAATGCGTATCGACGGTCGTCTCGTCCGCGAAGTCAAGAAGCTCCAGATGACCGCTGGTGAAGCACAGGAAATCGACTTCCAACTCGATCCAGAAGCTAAGCCAGAAACCCAAGTTGTGGGTGCTCCGGTTGAAACCAAGGTTACCCTGAACGTTCCTACGAACGCTTCGGTTACCCTGGCTGGTAACGAAATGCGAACCCTGGGTGCCCAGCGTGTGTTCAGCACCGTTGCTCTGGCTCCAGGCGAAACCTGGAAGGATTACGACATTGTCGTGACCGTCCTTCGCAACGGCACGCCAATCACCCAGCGTAAGGTCATCGACCTGACCGGTGGTGACGAGCGTGAAATCAACTTCGATTTCAATGCCGATTCGGTTGCTTCGCTCTAA